Proteins from a single region of Haloarchaeobius amylolyticus:
- a CDS encoding 3-hydroxyacyl-CoA dehydrogenase/enoyl-CoA hydratase family protein, with amino-acid sequence MELEEINTITVLGAGNMGHGIAEVAALAGYDVNLRDINDELVQDGYDKIEWSLNKLAEKETITQDDADAAIDRVTPIVDLEEAVQDTDFVIEAIVERMDIKKDVWGEVDEHAPDHAVFATNTSSLSISEIATATDRADQFCGMHFFNPPVRMDLVEVISGAETSDETMDVTEDLAEAMGKTPVRVRKDVPGFIVNRILVPLMNEAAWLVHDDVATIEEVDSTTKFDIGLPMGSFELADYVGIDVGHHVLDYMHDELGDKYEPCPLLVEKVEEENLGQKTGKGFYDYEDGDGADIPMDEHSAVVKERLLASMANEVSYLIGDDVASADEIDEAVKLGGRFPKGPAKMADEYGLNKLLSALKSAYDETEHARYEPDEHFEGFVEQGGFRGGAGAEADEGVDFDTLNIHYPGDMVGHIELNRPQQMNSISLELIEELDDALDLLEDDDDVRAILMTGAGGKAFSAGADFMSIAGGGADPLGAVELSKYGQETFGRLGTTEMPVVAAIDGYCLGGGMELATCADMRIATTRSNFGQPEFDLGLLPGWGGTQRLQRIVGMGRAKEIIFTTDHFDAETMHDFGFVNEVVEPGEFEEKAHELAAKLAGGPPIAMRYTKRAMAKGWDDTDAGLEIESMGFGHVVGTEDVHEGINAFFGDDDPEFEGK; translated from the coding sequence ATGGAGTTAGAGGAAATCAACACTATCACAGTTCTTGGTGCAGGCAACATGGGCCACGGCATCGCGGAGGTCGCGGCCCTCGCAGGCTACGACGTCAACCTGCGTGACATCAACGACGAGCTCGTCCAGGACGGGTACGACAAGATCGAGTGGAGCCTGAACAAGCTCGCCGAGAAGGAGACCATCACGCAGGACGACGCCGACGCCGCCATCGACCGCGTGACACCCATCGTCGACCTCGAGGAGGCGGTCCAGGACACGGACTTCGTCATCGAGGCCATCGTCGAGCGCATGGACATCAAGAAGGACGTCTGGGGCGAGGTCGACGAGCACGCCCCCGACCACGCCGTCTTCGCGACGAACACCTCCAGCCTCTCCATCTCGGAGATCGCGACCGCGACCGACCGCGCCGACCAGTTCTGCGGCATGCACTTCTTCAACCCGCCGGTGCGCATGGACCTCGTCGAGGTCATCTCCGGCGCGGAGACGAGCGACGAGACGATGGACGTCACCGAGGACCTCGCCGAGGCGATGGGCAAGACGCCCGTCCGCGTCCGCAAGGACGTCCCCGGCTTCATCGTCAACCGCATCCTCGTCCCCCTGATGAACGAGGCCGCGTGGCTCGTCCACGACGACGTGGCGACCATCGAGGAGGTCGACTCCACGACGAAGTTCGACATCGGCCTCCCGATGGGGAGCTTCGAACTCGCCGACTACGTCGGCATCGACGTCGGCCACCACGTCCTCGACTACATGCACGACGAGCTCGGCGACAAGTACGAGCCGTGTCCGCTCCTCGTCGAGAAGGTCGAGGAGGAGAACCTCGGCCAGAAGACCGGCAAGGGCTTCTACGACTACGAGGACGGCGACGGCGCCGACATCCCGATGGACGAGCACAGCGCGGTCGTCAAGGAGCGCCTGCTCGCGTCGATGGCCAACGAGGTCAGCTACCTCATCGGTGACGACGTGGCCTCCGCGGACGAGATCGACGAGGCCGTCAAGCTCGGCGGGCGCTTCCCGAAGGGCCCGGCCAAGATGGCCGACGAGTACGGCCTCAACAAGCTCCTCTCCGCCCTGAAGTCGGCCTACGACGAGACCGAGCACGCCCGCTACGAGCCCGACGAGCACTTCGAGGGCTTCGTCGAGCAGGGCGGCTTCCGCGGCGGCGCGGGTGCGGAGGCCGACGAGGGCGTAGACTTCGACACGCTCAACATCCACTACCCCGGCGACATGGTCGGCCACATCGAGCTCAACCGGCCCCAGCAGATGAACTCCATCTCGCTGGAGCTCATCGAGGAACTCGACGACGCGCTCGACCTGCTCGAGGACGACGACGACGTGCGCGCCATCCTCATGACCGGCGCGGGCGGCAAGGCGTTCTCCGCCGGTGCCGACTTCATGAGCATCGCAGGCGGCGGCGCGGACCCGCTGGGTGCGGTCGAACTCTCGAAGTACGGCCAGGAGACCTTCGGCCGCCTCGGGACGACCGAGATGCCGGTCGTGGCCGCCATCGACGGCTACTGTCTCGGCGGCGGCATGGAGCTGGCGACCTGCGCCGACATGCGCATCGCGACGACCCGCTCGAACTTCGGCCAGCCCGAGTTCGACCTCGGGCTGCTCCCCGGCTGGGGCGGCACCCAGCGCCTCCAGCGCATCGTCGGCATGGGCCGCGCGAAGGAGATCATCTTCACGACGGACCACTTCGACGCCGAGACGATGCACGACTTCGGCTTCGTGAACGAGGTCGTCGAGCCCGGTGAGTTCGAGGAGAAGGCCCACGAACTCGCCGCCAAGCTCGCCGGTGGCCCGCCCATCGCCATGCGCTACACGAAGCGCGCGATGGCCAAGGGCTGGGACGACACCGACGCCGGCCTCGAGATCGAGAGCATGGGCTTCGGCCACGTCGTCGGCACCGAGGACGTCCACGAGGGCATCAACGCGTTCTTCGGCGACGACGACCCCGAGTTCGAAGGCAAGTAA
- a CDS encoding acyl-CoA dehydrogenase family protein has protein sequence MDFALTDEQKQIKEEVRRFAENEIEPVAQEYDVEEKYPWDIMEKAADAGLLGAHIPFEYGGADYGNLESALITEELFAVDPGIGLCLTSASFGADAIMEFGTEDQKERFLEPIPTGEAIMGAAISEPDTGSDVSSVSTQAEKDGDEWVINGNKMWITNGSIGDYYVVLCQTDPEAEGRYNGFSQIVVESDRDGFKSEKITGKLGIRASDTAELILDDVRVPEENLIGTRGMGFLQQMQFFDETRTAVAAQGVGIAKGASEAALSYAKEREQFDRPISDFQAIQHKLAEMHTKTEAARNLTYKAAWNVDQGEDITMLASMAKEFASNVAVSVADEAVQIHGGAGYVNDFPVERFYRDAKITQIYEGTTEIQKNIIARELLGKGF, from the coding sequence ATGGACTTCGCCCTTACAGACGAGCAGAAACAGATCAAAGAGGAGGTTCGACGGTTCGCGGAGAACGAGATCGAGCCCGTGGCCCAGGAGTACGACGTCGAGGAGAAGTACCCGTGGGACATCATGGAGAAGGCCGCGGACGCGGGCCTGCTCGGTGCACACATCCCGTTCGAGTACGGCGGTGCCGACTACGGCAACCTCGAATCGGCCCTCATCACCGAGGAGCTGTTCGCGGTCGACCCCGGTATCGGCCTCTGTCTCACCTCCGCCTCCTTCGGCGCGGACGCCATCATGGAGTTCGGGACCGAGGACCAGAAGGAGCGATTCCTCGAGCCCATCCCGACCGGTGAGGCCATCATGGGTGCGGCCATCTCCGAGCCCGACACCGGCTCCGACGTCTCCTCCGTGAGCACGCAGGCCGAGAAGGACGGCGACGAGTGGGTGATCAACGGCAACAAGATGTGGATCACGAACGGGTCCATCGGCGACTACTACGTCGTCCTCTGCCAGACCGACCCCGAGGCCGAGGGCCGCTACAACGGCTTCAGCCAGATCGTCGTCGAGTCCGACCGCGACGGCTTCAAGTCCGAGAAGATCACGGGCAAGCTCGGCATCCGCGCCTCGGACACGGCCGAACTCATCCTCGACGACGTGCGCGTCCCCGAGGAGAACCTCATCGGGACCCGCGGCATGGGCTTCCTCCAGCAGATGCAGTTCTTCGACGAGACCCGGACCGCCGTCGCCGCACAGGGCGTCGGTATCGCGAAGGGTGCCAGCGAGGCCGCCCTCTCCTACGCCAAGGAGCGCGAGCAGTTCGACCGCCCCATCTCGGACTTCCAGGCCATCCAGCACAAGCTCGCCGAGATGCACACGAAGACCGAGGCGGCGCGCAACCTGACCTACAAGGCCGCCTGGAACGTCGACCAGGGCGAGGACATCACGATGCTCGCCTCGATGGCGAAGGAGTTCGCCTCCAACGTCGCCGTCTCCGTGGCCGACGAGGCCGTCCAGATCCACGGTGGCGCCGGCTACGTGAACGACTTCCCCGTCGAGCGGTTCTACCGCGACGCGAAGATCACGCAGATCTACGAGGGGACGACCGAGATCCAGAAGAACATCATCGCCCGCGAGCTGCTCGGCAAGGGCTTCTAG
- a CDS encoding Na+/H+ antiporter NhaC family protein, which produces MESLDDSAESNPPSLSFYGGRAASAVPLAVFVAWAIFQSGVLGIGDTQGLVIGMLFGLIAGLFLVKGSWKDYADTIFDGMTQRVAATAVVAWLWAGMFANVLQAGQFVNGLVWAADVTGVAGSLFPAVTFVLAALLATGIGTGYGTAITFTTVVFPAGILLGANPTLLFAAILSGAVFGDNLAPVSDTTIVSAVTQDADIGGVVSSRLKYALVAAAFAFVAYVFAGLSMAGIDVTGAGTSLAEQANAVGLVHLVSMGVVIGTAIRGRHIVEAVTWGLVTAITANLLLGLSTVSDIIVFYAPAETSLASSFTWLPFVQIAGPDQSVAVGGALYNGAIGFFPLIVLTLLIVAGAEIMIRGGGFEAILDFLIGSVATSVRKAEVTMVMGTALVNGMITINTAAEIAIAPYIAKLGGRFNLNGYRRANILDANTSALGYIFPWGGGLLAGYGAMTSLTQSIPWFTQEMVVNPVSVWPYVFHGWFLVAVFIVAAWTGYGREYVHDRQSAEVQRV; this is translated from the coding sequence ATGGAATCGTTAGACGACAGTGCTGAATCGAACCCGCCGTCGCTCTCGTTCTACGGCGGGCGTGCCGCGAGTGCGGTCCCGCTCGCCGTCTTCGTCGCCTGGGCCATCTTCCAGAGCGGCGTGCTCGGCATCGGGGACACGCAGGGACTCGTCATCGGGATGTTGTTCGGCCTCATCGCCGGGCTGTTCCTGGTGAAGGGCTCGTGGAAAGACTACGCGGACACCATCTTCGACGGGATGACACAGCGCGTGGCCGCGACCGCGGTCGTCGCCTGGCTCTGGGCCGGGATGTTCGCGAACGTCCTGCAGGCAGGGCAGTTCGTGAACGGCCTCGTCTGGGCCGCCGACGTGACCGGGGTCGCCGGCAGCCTCTTCCCGGCGGTGACGTTCGTGCTCGCCGCGCTGCTCGCGACCGGTATCGGCACCGGCTACGGGACCGCGATCACGTTCACGACCGTCGTGTTCCCGGCCGGCATCCTGCTCGGGGCCAACCCGACGCTGCTGTTCGCCGCCATCCTCTCGGGGGCGGTGTTCGGCGACAACCTCGCGCCGGTCTCGGACACGACCATCGTGAGTGCGGTCACGCAGGACGCAGACATCGGCGGCGTGGTCTCCTCGCGCCTCAAGTACGCGCTCGTCGCGGCGGCGTTCGCGTTCGTCGCGTACGTCTTCGCCGGCCTGTCGATGGCCGGTATCGACGTGACCGGGGCGGGGACGAGCCTCGCCGAGCAGGCCAACGCGGTCGGCCTGGTCCACCTCGTCTCGATGGGCGTGGTCATCGGGACGGCCATCCGCGGCCGGCACATCGTCGAGGCCGTCACCTGGGGGCTCGTGACCGCCATCACGGCGAACCTCCTGCTCGGGCTCTCGACCGTCTCGGACATCATCGTGTTCTACGCGCCCGCCGAGACGAGCCTGGCCTCGAGCTTCACCTGGCTTCCGTTCGTCCAGATCGCCGGCCCCGACCAGTCCGTCGCGGTCGGCGGCGCGCTCTACAACGGGGCGATCGGGTTCTTCCCGCTCATCGTCCTGACGCTGCTCATCGTCGCCGGCGCGGAGATCATGATCCGCGGCGGCGGCTTCGAGGCCATCCTCGACTTCCTCATCGGCTCCGTCGCGACCTCGGTCCGCAAGGCGGAGGTCACGATGGTCATGGGCACCGCGCTCGTCAACGGGATGATCACCATCAACACCGCGGCCGAGATCGCCATCGCGCCGTACATCGCGAAGCTCGGTGGCCGCTTCAACCTGAACGGCTACCGGCGCGCGAACATCCTCGACGCGAACACCTCCGCCCTCGGGTACATCTTCCCGTGGGGCGGCGGCCTGCTCGCCGGGTACGGGGCGATGACGAGCCTGACCCAGTCCATCCCGTGGTTCACCCAGGAGATGGTCGTCAACCCGGTCAGCGTCTGGCCGTACGTCTTCCACGGCTGGTTCCTCGTGGCGGTGTTCATCGTCGCCGCGTGGACCGGCTACGGCCGTGAGTACGTCCACGACCGCCAGTCCGCGGAGGTGCAGCGCGTATGA